The Raphanus sativus cultivar WK10039 chromosome 2, ASM80110v3, whole genome shotgun sequence genome includes a region encoding these proteins:
- the LOC108831194 gene encoding probable LRR receptor-like serine/threonine-protein kinase At3g47570: MKLFLFLSFSALMLLEAFGNNHETDKQALHKFKSQVSKEKRILLSSWNNSFPLCRWTRVTCGRKHKRVTDLDLGGLQFGGVISPFIGNLSFLISLNLTDNSFRGTIPQELGHLFRLQHLDMSFNFLRGGIPTSLFNCSRLLEFDLYSNHLGQGLPSELGSLSELVILDLGTNSLKGKLPVSLGNLTSLTRLSFAENSLEGEIPDTIARLTQMEFFELATNHFSGVFPPAIFNLSSLQYLNMFGNYFSGNLRPDFGKFLPNLQGLSVGQNCLTGAIPSTLANISTLQYLGMDYNSLKGLIPPSFAKIRYLQELYLNKNSLGNLSAGDLEFLIALTNCTQLQNLDVSSNRLSGDLPASIVNLSMILIEFDISKNFISGSIPRDIGNLIGLQTFWLSENLLKGPIPASFGKLLGLMGLSVHANRMSGEIPYSLGNITRLETLLLSNNSFEGIIPPSFGKCSYLLRLDIENNKLNGVIPQEIMHISTLVSLKMSNNLLTGSLPEDVGRLGNLGTLYVAHNKLSGNLPDTLGKCLTMEKVHLQGNSFDGIIPDISELVGIEEVDFSSNNLSGRIPEYFANFSLLEYLNLSFNNFEGNVPTEGKLKNATIVSLSGNKKLCGGVLELRLQPCFTQPAGNSRKKLLIGVSIGISLLLLLFIASVSLCWLKSRKKKNINEATPFTLGVFHEMISYGDLRNATDGFSSSNLIGSGSFGTVFKALLHAENKVVAVKVLNMQRHGAMRSFMAECESMKDIRHRNLVKLLTACSSIDFQGNDFRALIYEYMPNGSLDMWLHPKEFEEISRPSRTLTLLERLNIAIDVASVLEYLHLNCHEAIAHCDLKPSNILLDDDLIAHVSDFGLARILLKFDQETFINQLSSAGLRGSIGYAAPEYAMGGEISVHGDAYSFGILIFEMFSGKRPTDEMFGGVFTLRSCIRSALPEQVLDVSDELVLHNGLRIGFPAAACLTQVFEVGLGCSEESPANRLEMNEVVKELISVKERFFKARRGARR, from the exons ATGAAactctttcttttcctttctttcagTGCTCTCATGTTACTTGAAGCATTCGGGAATAACCATGAAACTGATAAGCAAGCATTACACAAGTTCAAGTCTCAAGTTTCCAAGGAGAAAAGAATTTTGTTGTCTTCATGGAACAACTCCTTCCCTCTCTGCAGATGGACGAGGGTTACATGTGGCCGCAAACACAAGAGAGTTACTGATTTGGATCTCGGTGGATTACAGTTTGGTGGAGTGATATCACCATTTATTGGTAATCTTTCGTTTCTCATATCACTTAATCTCACTGATAACTCTTTTCGTGGAACCATCCCTCAAGAGCTGGGACACTTGTTTAGACTTCAGCATCTAGATATGAGCTTCAATTTTCTGAGAGGAGGTATTCCAACAAGTCTGTTCAACTGTTCTAGATTGTTGGAGTTTGATTTATATTCAAATCATCTTGGTCAAGGTCTTCCTTCAGAACTAGGATCATTGAGTGAGCTTGTTATTTTAGACCTTGGTACAAACAGTTTGAAAGGAAAACTCCCTGTATCTCTAGGAAACTTGACATCCCTCACACGACTTTCCTTTGCAGAAAATAGTCTGGAAGGAGAAATTCCTGATACCATAGCTAGATTGACTCAAATGGAGTTTTTTGAGTTAGCAACAAACCATTTCTCTGGTGTTTTTCCTCCTGCAATTTTCAATTTGTCCTCACTTCAGTATTTGAACATGTTTGGTAATTATTTCTCTGGGAACCTAAGGCCTGATTTTGGTAAGTTTCTACCAAACCTTCAAGGATTGTCTGTGGGACAAAATTGTCTCACAGGAGCCATTCCATCCACACTTGCAAATATTTCAACTCTTCAATATTTGGGCATGGATTATAACAGTCTAAAAGGGCTTATTCCTCCGAGCTTTGCAAAAATACGATATCTGCAAGAACTATACCTTAATAAAAATTCTTTGGGAAATCTTTCAGCTGGAGATCTTGAATTTCTTATTGCTTTGACCAACTGTACCCAACTGCAGAACTTAGATGTGTCATCCAATAGGCTTTCGGGTGACTTGCCTGCCTCCATTGTCAATCTATCGATGATCCTCATCGAGTTTGACATTAGCAAGAATTTCATATCTGGAAGCATTCCCCGTGACATTGGGAATCTCATAGGTCTACAAACATTTTGGTTGTCCGAAAATCTGTTGAAAGGACCAATCCCAGCCTCTTTTGGGAAACTTCTAGGATTGATGGGTTTAAGTGTCCATGCAAACAGAATGTCAGGAGAGATACCATATTCTTTAGGCAACATCACTCGGTTAGAAACACTCCTTTTGTCCAACAATAGTTTTGAAGGAATCATTCCTCCAAGTTTTGGTAAATGTAGCTATTTGCTACGTTTAGATATCGAGAATAATAAGTTGAATGGTGTTATACCTCAGGAGATTATGCACATTTCAACTCTTGTTTCCTTAAAAATGTCAAATAACTTATTGACTGGCTCTCTACCAGAAGATGTTGGACGACTTGGAAATCTTGGTACGTTATATGTTGCTCATAATAAGCTATCAGGGAATCTCCCAGATACTTTAGGAAAGTGTCTCACAATGGAAAAGGTTCACTTGCAAGGAAATTCTTTTGATGGAATCATTCCAGATATAAGTGAGTTGGTGGGTATTGAAGAGGTTGATTTCTCAAGCAACAATCTCTCAGGAAGAATCCCTGAATATTTTGCAAATTTTAGCTTGTTGGAGTATCTCAATCTATCCTTTAACAACTTCGAAGGAAATGTGCCAACAGaaggaaaattaaaaaatgctaCTATAGTCTCTTTATCTGGAAACAAAAAACTTTGTGGAGGTGTCTTGGAACTGCGACTTCAGCCATGTTTTACGCAACCAGCAGGAAATTCACGAAAGAAACTTTTGATTGGGGTAAGCATAGGCATATCTTTGCTTTTGCTCTTGTTCATAGCTTCAGTTTCACTTTGTTGGTTAAAGagcagaaaaaagaaaaatatcaatgaAGCAACTCCTTTCACCTTGGGGGTTTTTCATGAAATGATAAGTTATGGAGATCTTCGAAATGCGACAGATGGCTTCTCTTCGAGTAATCTGATCGGGTCAGGCAGCTTTGGTACTGTGTTTAAAGCATTGCTTCATGCAGAGAACAAGGTTGTTGCAGTGAAAGTTCTAAACATGCAGAGACATGGGGCAATGAGGAGCTTTATGGCAGAATGTGAATCCATGAAAGACATTAGACATCGTAATCTTGTGAAACTGTTGACAGCTTGTTCGAGTATTGATTTCCAAGGAAATGATTTCAGAGCTCTAATCTATGAGTACATGCCAAATGGAAGCTTGGATATGTGGCTGCACCCGAAGGAATTTGAAGAGATTTCTAGGCCCTCAAGAACGTTGACACTTTTAGAAAGGCTTAACATAGCGATAGACGTAGCTTCTGTTTTGGAGTATCTTCATCTTAATTGTCATGAAGCTATTGCGCATTGCGATCTTAAACCAAGCAACATTCTTCTAGACGATGATCTAATCGCCCATGTTAGTGACTTTGGTCTTGCTCGGATCCTTCTCAAATTCGACCAAGAAACCTTCATAAACCAACTTAGCTCAGCTGGACTCAGAGGAAGCATCGGCTATGCGGCACCAG AATATGCAATGGGAGGAGAAATATCAGTACATGGCGATGCGTATAGCTTTGGGATTCTTATTTTCGAAATGTTCAGTGGAAAACGACCAACAGATGAGATGTTCGGAGGAGTCTTTACCCTCCGTAGCTGCATCAGGTCTGCATTGCCAGAGCAAGTTTTGGATGTGTCAGACGAATTGGTTCTTCACAACGGCCTTAGAATTGGCTTCCCTGCTGCTGCGTGCTTGACACAGGTTTTTGAAGTGGGACTCGGGTGTTCGGAAGAGTCTCCAGCAAACCGGTTGGAAATGAATGAGGTTGTAAAAGAATTAATCTCAGTCAAGGAAAGGTTCTTCAAAGCCAGAAGAGGAGCTAGACGTTGA